A region from the Mya arenaria isolate MELC-2E11 chromosome 2, ASM2691426v1 genome encodes:
- the LOC128225111 gene encoding HSPB1-associated protein 1-like isoform X3, with product MTISQRYKMCSSCQWRGEGQDFSSPLVFYGAISTWPARKWTVQDIADILQDKLLRCKIASCDTKEYQWETECAHVKVTFHHYLAWLEDSVGSDNPLHGVDRKRFSCYIDYKYMKDVFQGHEEFLKGVDWSVFGLLGRDGADSTLWVGSGGTYTPCHQDTYGFNLVAQIQGRKRWYLFPPNQTAQLYPTRVPYEESSVYSQVNIRAPNLSHHPKFKASDSSSHVEESVCRLLFSSLASHLLSPEQIHACLNTGESLESSKTDMQYVKMAVHNHLSESSPTRAPPDNLHMVRRHFQNHTVESLSPCGCLKVGRKRKAESNEEHEWKLLCSGSRHQKPCVDSSDSSESSISSAVDCSKTASTVDSKLRIRKKEIVQRQTNDIQKQGASKLNDDGTKETNINIVALSPMSFDKFCTFLKGTFGYNGFDNLDSAATGVPITDNTGKMVNVVTDITEGVEQEEHKHTKTWHKSTVENVESVSCETESEHESCCENKNLDDISLQEKISNVSEIDVIKAVLHPTVITQICKLLTDDVV from the exons ATGACCATATCGCAGAGATATAAGATGTGCTCAAGCTGCCAGTGGAGAGGTGAAGGGCAAGATTTCAGCTCTCCCCTTGTGTTTTATGGAGCTATCAGTACTTGGCCAGCAAGGAAATGGACAGTTCAAGACATCGCAGATATTCTCCAAGACAAACTGCTGAGATGTAAAATTGCAAGCTGTGATACAAAAG AGTACCAATGGGAGACAGAGTGTGCTCATGTCAAGGTTACATTTCACCATTACCTGGCATGGCTGGAGGACAGTGTGGGGTCAGACAATCCCCTACATGGTGTTGACAGAAAGAGGTTTTCCTGCTACATCGATTACAAGTACATGAAGGATGTGTTCCAGGGACATGAGGAATTTCTCAAG GGAGTGGACTGGTCTGTCTTTGGTTTGTTGGGACGGGATGGGGCTGACAGCACGCTATGGGTGGGGAGTGGCGGCACATACACTCCTTGTCACCAGGACACATATGGCTTCAATCTAGTCGCACAGATACAAGGAAG GAAGCGTTGGTACCTGTTTCCCCCAAATCAGACCGCCCAGCTTTACCCTACCCGGGTTCCATATGAGGAGTCTAGTGTGTACAGCCAGGTCAACATCCGTGCACCCAACCTTTCACACCATCCAAAGTTCAAG GCCAGTGACAGCTCCAGCCATGTGGAGGAGTCAGTGTGCCGTCTTTTATTTTCCAGTCTTGCAAGCCATCTACTCTCCCCTGAACAGATACATGCCTGCCTCAACACTGGAGAg AGCCTCGAGTCCAGTAAGACAGACATGCAGTATGTGAAGATGGCTGTCCACAATCATCTGTCCGAGTCGAGTCCCACTAGGGCACCACCTGACAACCTTCACATGGTCAGGAGACACTTTCAAAACCATACAGTTGAAAGCTTGTCCCCTTGTGGGTGTCTAAAGGTTGGCCGAAAACGAAAGGCTGAATCTAATGAAGAACATGAGTGGAAATTGCTGTGTTCAGGTAGCAGACATCAGAAGCCTTGTGTGGACTCCTCAGATAGTTCTGAAAGTTCAATTTCCAGTGCAGTTGACTGTAGCAAGACTGCGAGTACTGTTGATTCCAAACTAAGAATcagaaaaaaggaaattgttcagagacaaacaaatgacattCAGAAACAGGGAGCATCGAAACTTAATGATGATGGGACAAAAGAaactaatataaacattgttgctttgtCACCGATGTCATTTGAcaaattttgtacatttttgaaaggcacatttggGTACAATGGGTTTGATAACCTGGACAGTGCAGCAACTGGTGTACCCATTACAGATAACACTGGAAAAATGGTAAATGTAGTTACAGACATCACTGAAGGTGTTGAACAGGAGGAACACAAACATACTAAAACATGGCATAAATCTACAGTGGAAAATGTAGAAAGTGTTTCTTGTGAAACTGAAAGTGAACATGAAAGTTGTTGTGAAAACAAAAATCTGGATGATATTAGTTTACAAGAAAAGATCAGTAATGTGTCAGAGATTGATGTTATTAAAGCAGTCTTGCACCCAACTGTTATAACTCAGATTTGTAAACTGTTGACAGATGatgttgtttaa
- the LOC128225111 gene encoding HSPB1-associated protein 1-like isoform X1, whose protein sequence is MTISQRYKMCSSCQWRGEGQDFSSPLVFYGAISTWPARKWTVQDIADILQDKLLRCKIASCDTKEYQWETECAHVKVTFHHYLAWLEDSVGSDNPLHGVDRKRFSCYIDYKYMKDVFQGHEEFLKGVDWSVFGLLGRDGADSTLWVGSGGTYTPCHQDTYGFNLVAQIQGRKRWYLFPPNQTAQLYPTRVPYEESSVYSQVNIRAPNLSHHPKFKQCTPYMIELGPGEVLYVPQHWWHFVETLEPSFSINTWVPLASDSSSHVEESVCRLLFSSLASHLLSPEQIHACLNTGESLESSKTDMQYVKMAVHNHLSESSPTRAPPDNLHMVRRHFQNHTVESLSPCGCLKVGRKRKAESNEEHEWKLLCSGSRHQKPCVDSSDSSESSISSAVDCSKTASTVDSKLRIRKKEIVQRQTNDIQKQGASKLNDDGTKETNINIVALSPMSFDKFCTFLKGTFGYNGFDNLDSAATGVPITDNTGKMVNVVTDITEGVEQEEHKHTKTWHKSTVENVESVSCETESEHESCCENKNLDDISLQEKISNVSEIDVIKAVLHPTVITQICKLLTDDVV, encoded by the exons ATGACCATATCGCAGAGATATAAGATGTGCTCAAGCTGCCAGTGGAGAGGTGAAGGGCAAGATTTCAGCTCTCCCCTTGTGTTTTATGGAGCTATCAGTACTTGGCCAGCAAGGAAATGGACAGTTCAAGACATCGCAGATATTCTCCAAGACAAACTGCTGAGATGTAAAATTGCAAGCTGTGATACAAAAG AGTACCAATGGGAGACAGAGTGTGCTCATGTCAAGGTTACATTTCACCATTACCTGGCATGGCTGGAGGACAGTGTGGGGTCAGACAATCCCCTACATGGTGTTGACAGAAAGAGGTTTTCCTGCTACATCGATTACAAGTACATGAAGGATGTGTTCCAGGGACATGAGGAATTTCTCAAG GGAGTGGACTGGTCTGTCTTTGGTTTGTTGGGACGGGATGGGGCTGACAGCACGCTATGGGTGGGGAGTGGCGGCACATACACTCCTTGTCACCAGGACACATATGGCTTCAATCTAGTCGCACAGATACAAGGAAG GAAGCGTTGGTACCTGTTTCCCCCAAATCAGACCGCCCAGCTTTACCCTACCCGGGTTCCATATGAGGAGTCTAGTGTGTACAGCCAGGTCAACATCCGTGCACCCAACCTTTCACACCATCCAAAGTTCAAG CAGTGTACCCCGTACATGATTGAGCTGGGCCCAGGGGAGGTGTTGTATGTTCCTCAACACTGGTGGCACTTTGTAGAGACCTTGGAACCATCCTTCTCCATTAACACCTGGGTCCCCCTG GCCAGTGACAGCTCCAGCCATGTGGAGGAGTCAGTGTGCCGTCTTTTATTTTCCAGTCTTGCAAGCCATCTACTCTCCCCTGAACAGATACATGCCTGCCTCAACACTGGAGAg AGCCTCGAGTCCAGTAAGACAGACATGCAGTATGTGAAGATGGCTGTCCACAATCATCTGTCCGAGTCGAGTCCCACTAGGGCACCACCTGACAACCTTCACATGGTCAGGAGACACTTTCAAAACCATACAGTTGAAAGCTTGTCCCCTTGTGGGTGTCTAAAGGTTGGCCGAAAACGAAAGGCTGAATCTAATGAAGAACATGAGTGGAAATTGCTGTGTTCAGGTAGCAGACATCAGAAGCCTTGTGTGGACTCCTCAGATAGTTCTGAAAGTTCAATTTCCAGTGCAGTTGACTGTAGCAAGACTGCGAGTACTGTTGATTCCAAACTAAGAATcagaaaaaaggaaattgttcagagacaaacaaatgacattCAGAAACAGGGAGCATCGAAACTTAATGATGATGGGACAAAAGAaactaatataaacattgttgctttgtCACCGATGTCATTTGAcaaattttgtacatttttgaaaggcacatttggGTACAATGGGTTTGATAACCTGGACAGTGCAGCAACTGGTGTACCCATTACAGATAACACTGGAAAAATGGTAAATGTAGTTACAGACATCACTGAAGGTGTTGAACAGGAGGAACACAAACATACTAAAACATGGCATAAATCTACAGTGGAAAATGTAGAAAGTGTTTCTTGTGAAACTGAAAGTGAACATGAAAGTTGTTGTGAAAACAAAAATCTGGATGATATTAGTTTACAAGAAAAGATCAGTAATGTGTCAGAGATTGATGTTATTAAAGCAGTCTTGCACCCAACTGTTATAACTCAGATTTGTAAACTGTTGACAGATGatgttgtttaa
- the LOC128225111 gene encoding HSPB1-associated protein 1-like isoform X2: MCSSCQWRGEGQDFSSPLVFYGAISTWPARKWTVQDIADILQDKLLRCKIASCDTKEYQWETECAHVKVTFHHYLAWLEDSVGSDNPLHGVDRKRFSCYIDYKYMKDVFQGHEEFLKGVDWSVFGLLGRDGADSTLWVGSGGTYTPCHQDTYGFNLVAQIQGRKRWYLFPPNQTAQLYPTRVPYEESSVYSQVNIRAPNLSHHPKFKQCTPYMIELGPGEVLYVPQHWWHFVETLEPSFSINTWVPLASDSSSHVEESVCRLLFSSLASHLLSPEQIHACLNTGESLESSKTDMQYVKMAVHNHLSESSPTRAPPDNLHMVRRHFQNHTVESLSPCGCLKVGRKRKAESNEEHEWKLLCSGSRHQKPCVDSSDSSESSISSAVDCSKTASTVDSKLRIRKKEIVQRQTNDIQKQGASKLNDDGTKETNINIVALSPMSFDKFCTFLKGTFGYNGFDNLDSAATGVPITDNTGKMVNVVTDITEGVEQEEHKHTKTWHKSTVENVESVSCETESEHESCCENKNLDDISLQEKISNVSEIDVIKAVLHPTVITQICKLLTDDVV, from the exons ATGTGCTCAAGCTGCCAGTGGAGAGGTGAAGGGCAAGATTTCAGCTCTCCCCTTGTGTTTTATGGAGCTATCAGTACTTGGCCAGCAAGGAAATGGACAGTTCAAGACATCGCAGATATTCTCCAAGACAAACTGCTGAGATGTAAAATTGCAAGCTGTGATACAAAAG AGTACCAATGGGAGACAGAGTGTGCTCATGTCAAGGTTACATTTCACCATTACCTGGCATGGCTGGAGGACAGTGTGGGGTCAGACAATCCCCTACATGGTGTTGACAGAAAGAGGTTTTCCTGCTACATCGATTACAAGTACATGAAGGATGTGTTCCAGGGACATGAGGAATTTCTCAAG GGAGTGGACTGGTCTGTCTTTGGTTTGTTGGGACGGGATGGGGCTGACAGCACGCTATGGGTGGGGAGTGGCGGCACATACACTCCTTGTCACCAGGACACATATGGCTTCAATCTAGTCGCACAGATACAAGGAAG GAAGCGTTGGTACCTGTTTCCCCCAAATCAGACCGCCCAGCTTTACCCTACCCGGGTTCCATATGAGGAGTCTAGTGTGTACAGCCAGGTCAACATCCGTGCACCCAACCTTTCACACCATCCAAAGTTCAAG CAGTGTACCCCGTACATGATTGAGCTGGGCCCAGGGGAGGTGTTGTATGTTCCTCAACACTGGTGGCACTTTGTAGAGACCTTGGAACCATCCTTCTCCATTAACACCTGGGTCCCCCTG GCCAGTGACAGCTCCAGCCATGTGGAGGAGTCAGTGTGCCGTCTTTTATTTTCCAGTCTTGCAAGCCATCTACTCTCCCCTGAACAGATACATGCCTGCCTCAACACTGGAGAg AGCCTCGAGTCCAGTAAGACAGACATGCAGTATGTGAAGATGGCTGTCCACAATCATCTGTCCGAGTCGAGTCCCACTAGGGCACCACCTGACAACCTTCACATGGTCAGGAGACACTTTCAAAACCATACAGTTGAAAGCTTGTCCCCTTGTGGGTGTCTAAAGGTTGGCCGAAAACGAAAGGCTGAATCTAATGAAGAACATGAGTGGAAATTGCTGTGTTCAGGTAGCAGACATCAGAAGCCTTGTGTGGACTCCTCAGATAGTTCTGAAAGTTCAATTTCCAGTGCAGTTGACTGTAGCAAGACTGCGAGTACTGTTGATTCCAAACTAAGAATcagaaaaaaggaaattgttcagagacaaacaaatgacattCAGAAACAGGGAGCATCGAAACTTAATGATGATGGGACAAAAGAaactaatataaacattgttgctttgtCACCGATGTCATTTGAcaaattttgtacatttttgaaaggcacatttggGTACAATGGGTTTGATAACCTGGACAGTGCAGCAACTGGTGTACCCATTACAGATAACACTGGAAAAATGGTAAATGTAGTTACAGACATCACTGAAGGTGTTGAACAGGAGGAACACAAACATACTAAAACATGGCATAAATCTACAGTGGAAAATGTAGAAAGTGTTTCTTGTGAAACTGAAAGTGAACATGAAAGTTGTTGTGAAAACAAAAATCTGGATGATATTAGTTTACAAGAAAAGATCAGTAATGTGTCAGAGATTGATGTTATTAAAGCAGTCTTGCACCCAACTGTTATAACTCAGATTTGTAAACTGTTGACAGATGatgttgtttaa
- the LOC128225111 gene encoding HSPB1-associated protein 1-like isoform X4: MKDVFQGHEEFLKGVDWSVFGLLGRDGADSTLWVGSGGTYTPCHQDTYGFNLVAQIQGRKRWYLFPPNQTAQLYPTRVPYEESSVYSQVNIRAPNLSHHPKFKQCTPYMIELGPGEVLYVPQHWWHFVETLEPSFSINTWVPLASDSSSHVEESVCRLLFSSLASHLLSPEQIHACLNTGESLESSKTDMQYVKMAVHNHLSESSPTRAPPDNLHMVRRHFQNHTVESLSPCGCLKVGRKRKAESNEEHEWKLLCSGSRHQKPCVDSSDSSESSISSAVDCSKTASTVDSKLRIRKKEIVQRQTNDIQKQGASKLNDDGTKETNINIVALSPMSFDKFCTFLKGTFGYNGFDNLDSAATGVPITDNTGKMVNVVTDITEGVEQEEHKHTKTWHKSTVENVESVSCETESEHESCCENKNLDDISLQEKISNVSEIDVIKAVLHPTVITQICKLLTDDVV, from the exons ATGAAGGATGTGTTCCAGGGACATGAGGAATTTCTCAAG GGAGTGGACTGGTCTGTCTTTGGTTTGTTGGGACGGGATGGGGCTGACAGCACGCTATGGGTGGGGAGTGGCGGCACATACACTCCTTGTCACCAGGACACATATGGCTTCAATCTAGTCGCACAGATACAAGGAAG GAAGCGTTGGTACCTGTTTCCCCCAAATCAGACCGCCCAGCTTTACCCTACCCGGGTTCCATATGAGGAGTCTAGTGTGTACAGCCAGGTCAACATCCGTGCACCCAACCTTTCACACCATCCAAAGTTCAAG CAGTGTACCCCGTACATGATTGAGCTGGGCCCAGGGGAGGTGTTGTATGTTCCTCAACACTGGTGGCACTTTGTAGAGACCTTGGAACCATCCTTCTCCATTAACACCTGGGTCCCCCTG GCCAGTGACAGCTCCAGCCATGTGGAGGAGTCAGTGTGCCGTCTTTTATTTTCCAGTCTTGCAAGCCATCTACTCTCCCCTGAACAGATACATGCCTGCCTCAACACTGGAGAg AGCCTCGAGTCCAGTAAGACAGACATGCAGTATGTGAAGATGGCTGTCCACAATCATCTGTCCGAGTCGAGTCCCACTAGGGCACCACCTGACAACCTTCACATGGTCAGGAGACACTTTCAAAACCATACAGTTGAAAGCTTGTCCCCTTGTGGGTGTCTAAAGGTTGGCCGAAAACGAAAGGCTGAATCTAATGAAGAACATGAGTGGAAATTGCTGTGTTCAGGTAGCAGACATCAGAAGCCTTGTGTGGACTCCTCAGATAGTTCTGAAAGTTCAATTTCCAGTGCAGTTGACTGTAGCAAGACTGCGAGTACTGTTGATTCCAAACTAAGAATcagaaaaaaggaaattgttcagagacaaacaaatgacattCAGAAACAGGGAGCATCGAAACTTAATGATGATGGGACAAAAGAaactaatataaacattgttgctttgtCACCGATGTCATTTGAcaaattttgtacatttttgaaaggcacatttggGTACAATGGGTTTGATAACCTGGACAGTGCAGCAACTGGTGTACCCATTACAGATAACACTGGAAAAATGGTAAATGTAGTTACAGACATCACTGAAGGTGTTGAACAGGAGGAACACAAACATACTAAAACATGGCATAAATCTACAGTGGAAAATGTAGAAAGTGTTTCTTGTGAAACTGAAAGTGAACATGAAAGTTGTTGTGAAAACAAAAATCTGGATGATATTAGTTTACAAGAAAAGATCAGTAATGTGTCAGAGATTGATGTTATTAAAGCAGTCTTGCACCCAACTGTTATAACTCAGATTTGTAAACTGTTGACAGATGatgttgtttaa